A genome region from Tautonia marina includes the following:
- a CDS encoding serine/threonine-protein kinase: protein MQDRTPEPLKPEASPSATGSWPAGPPPEEEGIGAELSVDETPTVRRAPSGSGSGSGLAMGSGSGLAMGSGSRLVVGSGSGGGLGRGPMEVGLPSNGDRLDSFEIQQAIGVGGMGAVFRALDVRLDRFVALKVLPPGQSHEAENVRRFYQEGRAAARLDHENIARVFTIGQDKSLHYIAFEYIDGTTIRQRVEQRGPLPVAEAINFTLQIAGALVHASERGVVHRDIKPSNIIVTPQGRAKLVDMGLARRFEREGADEGLTQSNMTLGTFDYISPEQARDPRSVDVRSDLYSLGCTMYHMLTGQPPFPGGTVLQKLLSHREEPAPDVRGLNPSVPADLATIILKLMAKDADRRYQTPEQLVRDLLTLAGALGLRSISPEGLVWMSAAPRAPGWERHLIWGLPTGVLLLVVGVLIWVGREPPSSPSLPMTPDELMNSVASSSLTPSEPLATEPARRSTPTPTRPEGGTPSEPSAPDRSPVAPSRMDEATGPARQVAETRERRVRSDEDLRMVLRSEPPGSTIVLADDGPYRLAPAGEQEPPIRAEVTIRAADGARPVVELAASDGFSSGSRPLLHFVGGRVTIEGLTFQLGSGSVSTGAAIQAEGTALTLSRCFFRGSGQPAALELIGPSPAALNSGAPVPAAMPVVLETCTIAGGTVGISSKGLMTLGLRDCLVAARGPAIWFNNAPASPNAFSFDFGTEVEPVTQISQPVPARLMLDHVSMLAGADPILRFAATTARVEVSDCLFAPTQELDRFAAGPPTLVAIDDPDRLNWMGFGNLYARIGIFLWPMSDPKSRPRVFEFDTWARGASTAEARSRFTTEHVWAESDPVASLMQGMPASQAFRPTVAGVFPSDRDRPGLGSTLVGARRSLSGAIEPVLPASAPVTASTNPPNPARITGFDTDPMTPGPMVLMPDDPDEPPRVAESPRRRPRPMEPVEGEAPPLSLPLFGPPERPTSDAEERAEAARVADVPDPPLPRTDQDEQEDAIRDVGKTENPSDEPIIRTASQFLDGLGRLGPKGGVLRLASDAQIDLPGGTRSGSGIVEIVAEPGPERPVLRLRSADPGAAGPEGWSFLMRVVPQGELQLRGIDLVVDRESVTGSNLSPRAAFGVEPDATLELVDCSVTIDGPDSAAVVRLLADEPADGPMDPGFVRMPSTLPLPVEDLAFPANLRIVDSLIRSAGNLIDVAPYAQLDELQLSNVVASSGGSLVVGHGRSPGLGIDEEDETRLAVSLRRATVVARGGVVRLSSSADQPVLPRVEITARQSILATGPDGGALFRVEGQGGLEDLSDRIRIVESREVAYHRIDEYRRDQTAQPGTLPVVLDRDEWTLSLGRTEADARHGDIGFLSRLGPERDPQALEPDDVRLASDSPAAELGPDLDRIPDPPAPPANTSRTPSAEVIERLRRAFPSFP from the coding sequence ATGCAGGATCGAACTCCAGAACCTCTGAAACCTGAAGCGTCGCCGTCGGCGACCGGAAGTTGGCCGGCCGGACCGCCTCCTGAGGAGGAAGGGATCGGGGCCGAACTGTCGGTCGACGAGACGCCCACCGTGCGCCGAGCCCCCTCTGGGTCGGGCTCGGGCTCGGGATTGGCGATGGGATCGGGCTCGGGACTGGCGATGGGGTCGGGGTCTCGGCTGGTGGTCGGCTCCGGCTCGGGGGGCGGGCTGGGACGGGGGCCGATGGAAGTGGGCCTGCCGTCGAACGGCGATCGGCTCGACTCGTTCGAGATCCAGCAGGCGATCGGCGTGGGAGGCATGGGGGCGGTCTTCCGGGCGCTCGACGTGCGGCTCGATCGGTTCGTGGCGCTCAAGGTGTTGCCGCCGGGGCAATCGCACGAGGCGGAGAACGTCCGCCGATTTTATCAGGAAGGCCGGGCGGCGGCGCGGCTCGATCACGAGAACATCGCCCGGGTGTTCACGATCGGGCAAGACAAATCGCTTCATTACATTGCATTTGAATATATTGACGGCACGACAATTCGCCAGCGGGTCGAGCAGCGCGGGCCGTTGCCGGTTGCTGAGGCGATTAACTTCACGCTCCAGATTGCCGGGGCCCTGGTGCATGCCTCGGAACGCGGGGTGGTGCACCGAGACATCAAGCCGTCGAACATCATCGTCACGCCGCAAGGACGGGCGAAGCTGGTCGATATGGGCCTGGCCCGCCGCTTCGAACGCGAAGGGGCCGACGAGGGCCTGACCCAGAGCAACATGACACTCGGGACGTTCGACTACATCAGCCCCGAGCAGGCCCGCGACCCGCGTTCGGTTGACGTGCGGAGCGACCTGTATTCGCTCGGATGTACGATGTATCACATGCTCACCGGACAGCCGCCGTTTCCGGGGGGCACGGTATTGCAGAAGCTGCTCAGTCACCGGGAAGAACCGGCGCCGGATGTTCGGGGTTTGAATCCGTCGGTGCCGGCAGACCTGGCGACGATCATCCTGAAATTAATGGCGAAAGATGCGGATCGCCGCTACCAGACACCGGAGCAACTGGTTCGGGATCTGCTGACGCTGGCCGGGGCTCTGGGCTTGCGGTCGATCAGCCCCGAGGGCCTGGTTTGGATGAGCGCCGCGCCGCGGGCTCCGGGATGGGAACGGCACCTGATCTGGGGATTGCCGACGGGGGTCTTGCTGCTGGTGGTGGGGGTCTTAATCTGGGTCGGGCGAGAGCCCCCATCGAGCCCGAGCCTTCCGATGACGCCGGATGAGCTGATGAACTCGGTCGCGTCGTCGTCTCTGACGCCCTCGGAGCCGTTAGCGACCGAGCCTGCCCGGCGATCGACCCCAACGCCGACCCGTCCGGAGGGGGGAACGCCCTCGGAGCCCTCGGCCCCGGATCGCTCACCCGTGGCACCGAGCCGCATGGACGAGGCGACCGGCCCGGCGCGTCAGGTGGCCGAAACGCGGGAGCGGCGGGTTCGATCGGATGAAGACCTGCGGATGGTGCTTCGGTCTGAGCCCCCCGGATCGACGATCGTGCTGGCCGACGACGGCCCGTACCGGCTGGCTCCGGCGGGTGAGCAGGAGCCCCCGATTCGGGCCGAGGTGACGATTCGGGCCGCCGACGGCGCCCGGCCGGTCGTCGAGCTGGCGGCGAGCGATGGGTTTTCGTCCGGCTCGCGGCCCTTGCTGCATTTTGTGGGCGGTCGAGTGACGATCGAGGGCCTGACGTTCCAGCTCGGGTCGGGGAGCGTCTCGACCGGCGCGGCCATCCAGGCCGAGGGGACCGCCTTGACCCTGAGCCGGTGTTTTTTCCGAGGCTCGGGTCAGCCGGCAGCCCTGGAATTGATCGGGCCGAGTCCTGCGGCGCTGAACAGCGGCGCTCCGGTGCCGGCGGCGATGCCCGTGGTGCTCGAAACCTGCACGATCGCCGGCGGAACGGTGGGGATCTCGTCGAAGGGTCTGATGACGCTCGGCCTGCGCGACTGCCTGGTCGCCGCCCGGGGACCGGCCATCTGGTTCAACAACGCTCCGGCCAGCCCGAATGCCTTCTCGTTCGATTTCGGGACCGAGGTCGAGCCGGTGACGCAGATCAGCCAGCCCGTGCCGGCCCGCCTGATGCTCGATCACGTAAGCATGCTGGCCGGTGCCGATCCGATTCTCCGATTTGCCGCGACGACGGCTCGGGTCGAGGTGTCGGACTGCCTTTTTGCCCCGACTCAGGAGCTCGACCGCTTTGCGGCCGGGCCGCCGACCCTGGTGGCGATCGACGACCCCGACCGCCTGAACTGGATGGGGTTCGGGAATCTGTACGCCCGGATCGGGATTTTTCTCTGGCCGATGAGCGACCCCAAGAGCCGACCTCGCGTTTTCGAGTTCGACACCTGGGCCCGAGGGGCCTCGACCGCCGAGGCACGATCGCGGTTCACGACCGAGCATGTGTGGGCCGAATCGGACCCGGTGGCCTCCTTGATGCAAGGCATGCCGGCCTCGCAGGCGTTTCGCCCGACAGTGGCAGGGGTCTTCCCCTCCGACCGGGATCGGCCGGGCCTGGGATCGACGCTGGTGGGGGCGCGTCGGAGTCTCTCCGGCGCAATCGAGCCGGTCTTGCCGGCAAGTGCTCCGGTCACGGCCTCAACCAATCCCCCCAACCCGGCCCGGATCACGGGATTTGACACCGACCCGATGACCCCTGGTCCGATGGTCCTGATGCCCGACGATCCCGACGAGCCGCCCCGGGTTGCGGAATCGCCCCGCCGGCGACCGCGGCCGATGGAGCCGGTTGAAGGGGAAGCGCCGCCGCTGAGTCTGCCCCTGTTCGGACCTCCAGAACGCCCCACCTCGGACGCCGAGGAGCGCGCCGAGGCAGCACGGGTGGCCGACGTTCCCGATCCACCGTTGCCTCGAACCGACCAGGACGAGCAGGAGGATGCGATCCGGGACGTGGGGAAGACCGAGAACCCGTCAGACGAACCGATCATCCGGACGGCGTCGCAATTCCTCGACGGTCTGGGTCGCCTTGGTCCCAAGGGGGGGGTGCTGCGGCTTGCCTCCGATGCGCAAATCGACCTGCCGGGGGGAACTCGATCGGGCTCGGGGATTGTGGAGATCGTGGCCGAGCCGGGGCCTGAACGGCCGGTGCTTCGGCTCCGATCGGCGGACCCGGGAGCAGCGGGCCCGGAGGGCTGGTCGTTTCTGATGCGGGTGGTTCCTCAAGGGGAGTTGCAGCTTCGGGGCATCGACCTGGTGGTTGATCGTGAATCGGTGACGGGGTCGAACCTGAGCCCTCGGGCGGCCTTCGGGGTGGAGCCCGACGCCACGCTCGAACTGGTGGATTGCTCAGTCACGATCGACGGCCCGGACAGCGCGGCCGTGGTGCGTCTGCTCGCCGACGAACCGGCCGATGGGCCGATGGACCCCGGCTTCGTCCGAATGCCAAGCACCCTGCCCTTGCCAGTCGAGGATCTGGCCTTTCCCGCCAATCTTCGGATTGTCGATAGTTTGATCCGAAGCGCGGGGAATCTGATTGATGTGGCTCCGTATGCACAGCTTGACGAGCTTCAGCTTTCGAACGTCGTGGCCTCAAGCGGCGGCAGCCTGGTGGTCGGCCACGGGCGATCGCCGGGCCTGGGAATCGACGAGGAAGACGAGACGCGGCTGGCCGTGTCGCTGCGGCGGGCGACGGTGGTCGCCCGAGGGGGGGTTGTCCGGCTCTCCAGCTCGGCCGATCAGCCGGTGCTGCCTCGGGTGGAGATCACGGCCCGGCAATCGATTCTCGCAACCGGCCCCGACGGCGGAGCCCTGTTCCGGGTCGAGGGCCAGGGGGGGCTTGAGGATCTGAGCGACCGCATCCGGATTGTGGAAAGCCGGGAGGTCGCCTATCACCGGATCGACGAGTATCGACGCGACCAGACCGCGCAGCCCGGAACGCTGCCGGTGGTGCTCGATCGCGACGAGTGGACCCTTTCGCTGGGTCGGACGGAGGCCGATGCCCGTCATGGCGACATTGGTTTCCTCTCTCGACTGGGGCCGGAGCGTGACCCTCAAGCGCTCGAGCCCGACGATGTTCGCCTCGCCTCCGACAGCCCGGCCGCCGAGCTTGGTCCCGACCTCGATCGGATTCCCGATCCGCCGGCCCCCCCGGCCAACACGTCCCGGACACCGAGCGCGGAAGTGATCGAGCGGCTTCGGCGGGCCTTCCCGAGCTTCCCCTGA
- a CDS encoding methyltransferase family protein: protein MTLADDQDRRPQGFNTRRLVVGLMAVPVLFGLLMFLPAGTWAWRKGWLFVLVVLTSWVAVFLTLWRVNPEVLIARSRPQEGAKRWDRILVGYFLFPAIGAILPVAALDDARFHWSPVPWWVCGIGYLLFLSGMALTTWAEAVNMFFEVHVRIQRDRGHVVIDSGPYALVRHPGYVGGCLFTAGMALALGSLWALIPAGVASLLLVLRTQWEDQALQAELPGYDAYTRRVRYKLIPGVW, encoded by the coding sequence GTGACTCTCGCCGACGACCAGGACAGGCGACCTCAGGGGTTCAACACCCGCCGACTGGTCGTGGGCCTGATGGCCGTGCCCGTCCTCTTCGGCCTGCTGATGTTCCTGCCCGCAGGAACCTGGGCGTGGCGGAAGGGGTGGCTGTTCGTCCTGGTCGTCCTGACATCGTGGGTCGCTGTCTTCCTGACCCTCTGGCGGGTCAACCCTGAGGTACTCATCGCCCGGAGCCGACCACAGGAGGGGGCGAAGCGATGGGACAGGATCCTCGTCGGGTACTTCCTCTTCCCGGCCATCGGAGCCATCCTCCCCGTGGCGGCGCTCGACGACGCCCGGTTCCATTGGTCCCCGGTCCCGTGGTGGGTCTGCGGGATCGGCTACCTCCTCTTTCTGTCGGGGATGGCCCTGACAACCTGGGCAGAAGCCGTGAACATGTTTTTCGAGGTCCATGTCCGCATTCAACGTGATCGGGGGCACGTCGTCATCGACAGCGGCCCCTACGCGCTGGTGCGTCACCCCGGATACGTGGGCGGCTGCCTCTTTACGGCGGGGATGGCCCTCGCATTAGGCTCGCTCTGGGCACTGATCCCTGCCGGTGTGGCGTCGTTGCTGCTCGTCCTGCGGACGCAGTGGGAAGACCAGGCCCTGCAAGCCGAGTTGCCCGGGTATGATGCCTATACCAGGCGGGTACGCTACAAGCTGATCCCGGGCGTCTGGTAG
- a CDS encoding Ig-like domain-containing protein — protein MRGSMAALALAFAWLSGSSHAQEITLESVPPVVVSTVPKAGSGDVDPGLTEIRVTFSKAMQNGSWSWSMIGKDSFPETTGAPNYLEDQRTAVLPVKLMPGKTYAIWLNSQQFRNFKDAAGQPAVPYLLVFKTSE, from the coding sequence ATGCGCGGCTCGATGGCGGCTCTTGCACTGGCGTTCGCCTGGCTCTCCGGATCCTCACATGCTCAGGAGATCACGCTTGAGTCGGTCCCTCCGGTGGTCGTCTCAACGGTTCCGAAGGCCGGATCGGGCGATGTGGACCCGGGGTTAACCGAGATCAGAGTTACCTTCAGCAAGGCGATGCAGAACGGAAGCTGGTCGTGGTCGATGATCGGGAAGGACTCATTCCCCGAGACCACCGGCGCGCCGAACTATCTGGAGGACCAACGGACGGCCGTACTGCCGGTCAAGCTGATGCCGGGCAAGACGTATGCGATCTGGCTGAACAGCCAGCAGTTCCGCAACTTCAAGGATGCCGCGGGGCAACCAGCGGTGCCCTATTTGCTGGTCTTCAAGACGAGCGAGTGA
- a CDS encoding Trx7/PDZ domain-containing (seleno)protein, giving the protein MRPALVLLLSILVLPSLALAQDRNTKVRNDREAFETSDDWIYNDLDAGIEAARESGKPLMVVFRCIPCEACQEFDDDVARRDPIIRDLLDRFVCVRIVQANDIDLTRFQFDFDQSFAVILMNPDSTIYGRYGTRSERPEEEDISLSGLRKAMEAALEMHEDYPAVKASLAGKQVQDRQARYATPRDYPSLAGRYDSRLDYAGEVARSCMHCHQVREAERLVFRTAGEPIPDEVLYPYPDPAVLGLKLDPTEIATIEALAADSIADRAGLRVGDALTRLDGQPLLSIADLQWVLHNTPASAQLPAQILRDGEALDLTLDLPEGWRRGNISWRVTSWELRRMALGGMVLDDLSDADRAAAGLPADTLALRVRRVGEYGEHATAKRSGIQAGDIITSFNGLTDRLSESSLLAHTVQHSRPGDTAPITLLRDGQQHEITLPLQ; this is encoded by the coding sequence ATGCGACCCGCCCTCGTCTTGCTCCTCTCGATTCTCGTTCTGCCCTCCCTGGCCTTGGCCCAGGACCGCAATACCAAGGTCCGCAACGACCGCGAGGCGTTCGAAACGTCGGACGACTGGATCTACAACGACCTCGACGCCGGCATCGAGGCCGCTCGGGAGTCGGGCAAACCCTTGATGGTCGTCTTCCGCTGCATTCCCTGTGAAGCCTGCCAGGAGTTCGACGACGACGTCGCCCGCCGCGACCCGATCATCCGAGACCTGCTCGATCGCTTCGTCTGCGTCCGGATCGTCCAGGCGAACGACATCGACCTGACCCGCTTCCAGTTCGACTTCGACCAGTCGTTCGCCGTCATTTTGATGAACCCCGATTCTACCATCTACGGCCGCTACGGCACCCGATCCGAACGTCCTGAAGAGGAAGACATTTCCCTCTCCGGCCTCCGCAAGGCCATGGAAGCCGCCCTGGAGATGCACGAGGATTACCCCGCCGTCAAGGCGTCGCTCGCCGGGAAGCAGGTCCAGGATCGCCAGGCCCGCTACGCCACCCCCCGCGATTACCCCAGCCTCGCCGGCCGGTACGACAGCCGCCTCGACTACGCGGGCGAGGTCGCCCGCAGTTGCATGCACTGCCACCAGGTCCGCGAGGCCGAGCGCCTGGTCTTCCGCACCGCCGGCGAGCCGATCCCTGACGAGGTTCTCTATCCCTATCCCGACCCCGCCGTCCTCGGCCTGAAGCTTGACCCGACCGAGATCGCCACCATCGAAGCCCTCGCCGCCGACTCCATCGCCGACCGCGCCGGCCTCCGCGTGGGCGACGCCCTCACCCGCCTCGACGGCCAACCGCTCCTTTCCATTGCCGATCTCCAGTGGGTCCTGCACAACACCCCCGCCTCCGCCCAACTGCCCGCCCAGATCCTCCGCGATGGCGAGGCCCTCGACCTGACCCTCGACCTTCCCGAAGGCTGGCGCCGCGGCAACATCTCCTGGCGTGTCACCTCCTGGGAACTCCGTCGCATGGCCCTTGGCGGCATGGTCCTCGACGACCTTTCCGACGCCGACCGGGCCGCCGCCGGCCTCCCCGCCGACACCCTCGCCCTCCGCGTCCGCCGCGTCGGCGAGTACGGCGAGCACGCCACCGCCAAGCGCTCCGGCATCCAGGCCGGCGACATCATCACCTCGTTCAACGGGCTCACCGATCGCCTCTCCGAGTCCTCCCTGCTGGCTCACACCGTTCAGCATTCCCGCCCCGGCGACACCGCCCCCATCACCCTCCTCCGCGACGGCCAGCAACACGAGATTACCCTCCCCCTCCAGTAA
- a CDS encoding AIM24 family protein, whose translation MAHDPDSDPYDSADPFDLTDADGPEPIRRELGPVPLTILGDIAQRAQLELTPGDVVWASKGSIMAYTDGIRWRLRVPGGIGGAVKRSLAGEGLSLTYLEADRPGTVLLAANSPGRIGIWDLAHGPIIATRGSFLAAWGDQIDITVTIARRAGAAFFGGAGLFLQKISGSGHVLIHGSGDFDDRELARGERLLVSSGNLAAFSDSIDYDIQGVGGCAKILFGGEGFFMTRLTGPGRVMLQSLKRGVIQQTSSG comes from the coding sequence ATGGCTCACGATCCCGATTCGGACCCGTACGATTCCGCCGATCCCTTCGACCTGACCGACGCCGACGGCCCCGAACCGATCCGCAGGGAGCTCGGCCCGGTCCCCTTGACGATCCTCGGCGACATCGCCCAGCGCGCCCAGCTTGAGTTGACCCCCGGCGATGTCGTCTGGGCCAGCAAGGGGTCGATCATGGCCTACACCGACGGCATCCGCTGGCGGCTCCGCGTGCCGGGGGGCATCGGAGGCGCGGTCAAGCGGTCGCTGGCCGGCGAGGGGCTCTCGTTGACCTACCTCGAAGCCGACCGCCCCGGCACCGTCCTGCTCGCGGCCAATTCCCCCGGTCGCATCGGCATCTGGGATCTTGCTCATGGCCCGATCATCGCCACCCGAGGCTCCTTCCTCGCTGCCTGGGGCGATCAGATCGACATCACCGTCACCATTGCCCGACGCGCCGGTGCCGCCTTCTTCGGCGGCGCGGGCCTGTTCCTGCAAAAGATCTCCGGGTCCGGCCACGTCCTGATCCACGGCAGCGGCGACTTCGACGACCGCGAACTTGCCCGCGGCGAGCGTCTGCTCGTCAGCTCCGGTAACCTCGCCGCCTTCTCCGACTCCATCGACTACGACATCCAGGGGGTCGGCGGCTGCGCCAAGATCCTTTTCGGCGGCGAAGGCTTCTTCATGACCCGCCTCACCGGCCCCGGCCGCGTCATGCTCCAGTCCCTCAAGCGCGGCGTCATCCAGCAAACCTCCTCCGGCTGA
- a CDS encoding alpha/beta hydrolase encodes MQSSPVLACLAVLAFSVAPTATAQERVTPKSSKGGTPSGEPWAVVPETFRAMKLPEWPLPTDADQWQSEGRDAVRSTLLDLLGDLPPRPDPAAVEVVSREQHDGYTLERFQFHNGVDMIVPGILLIPDNLKGPAPAIVGLHGHGSSKESICTIEDHGQYVGPMLARKGYVVAAIDAYFNGDRIGLGPGGENDSKLGQEHSLFKLHLWQGRTLWGMMLRDEQCLLDYLQTRPEIDPDRIGATGMSMGCTRAWWLAAIDDRIDALVGVACFTRYSELLSHGDLRKHGIYYFVPGLLNHFDTEAIYALVAPRPMLQLSGDEDPGAPLDGVETLESKLSQIYTLLGAPDHFRSIVYTETGHEYLPEMKDEMLSWFERYLPVNP; translated from the coding sequence ATGCAATCCTCCCCCGTCCTCGCCTGCCTTGCCGTGCTCGCCTTCTCCGTCGCGCCCACTGCGACGGCCCAGGAGCGCGTCACCCCGAAATCGAGCAAGGGGGGCACCCCTTCCGGCGAGCCCTGGGCCGTCGTTCCCGAAACTTTCCGTGCGATGAAGTTACCCGAGTGGCCCCTGCCGACCGACGCCGACCAGTGGCAATCCGAGGGCCGCGACGCCGTACGCTCCACCTTGCTCGATCTGCTCGGCGACCTCCCGCCCCGGCCCGATCCGGCGGCCGTCGAGGTCGTCTCGCGCGAGCAGCACGACGGCTACACCCTCGAACGTTTTCAGTTCCACAACGGTGTGGATATGATCGTTCCCGGCATCCTCCTGATCCCCGACAACCTGAAAGGCCCCGCTCCGGCGATCGTCGGCCTGCACGGCCACGGCAGCTCAAAGGAAAGCATCTGCACGATTGAAGATCACGGCCAGTACGTCGGCCCGATGCTCGCCCGCAAGGGGTACGTCGTCGCCGCCATCGACGCCTACTTCAACGGCGATCGGATCGGCCTCGGCCCCGGCGGCGAGAATGATTCAAAGCTTGGCCAGGAGCACAGCCTGTTCAAGCTCCACCTCTGGCAAGGCCGCACTCTGTGGGGCATGATGCTCCGCGACGAGCAATGCCTGCTCGACTACCTCCAGACCCGCCCCGAGATCGACCCCGACCGCATCGGCGCCACCGGCATGAGCATGGGATGCACCCGCGCCTGGTGGCTCGCCGCCATCGACGACCGCATCGACGCCCTCGTCGGCGTCGCCTGCTTCACCCGCTATTCCGAACTCCTCTCCCACGGCGACCTCCGCAAGCACGGCATCTACTACTTCGTCCCCGGCCTGCTCAACCACTTCGACACCGAGGCCATCTACGCCCTCGTCGCCCCCCGCCCCATGCTCCAGCTCTCCGGCGACGAGGACCCGGGCGCCCCCCTCGATGGAGTCGAGACCCTCGAATCCAAGCTCTCGCAAATCTACACTCTTCTCGGTGCCCCCGATCATTTTCGCAGCATCGTCTACACCGAGACCGGCCACGAGTACCTTCCCGAAATGAAGGATGAAATGCTCTCCTGGTTCGAGCGTTACCTCCCCGTCAATCCCTGA
- a CDS encoding site-2 protease family protein, protein MDTLIFVWTVIKAILGISFVIFWHELGHFLLAKWNGVYVKTFSIGFPPRLVRLFRYKETDYVLGSVPLGGYVHMLGEDEGQTEPPPETESETDAEGQPRSNIEPSLANHPGAFFNKSVWARMAIISAGVVMNVLLGIACFAIVYMVGGRLQAPAIVGGVGAGGPAYRAGLKTGDVVQSIDGERVTFEDLNRIVIHSGPDQVLRFVVDRPGEAEPIELPIRPERDALEEVPKIRVALPRSLELFQQDPFLAPPGMVGEPEGQFAPGDRIVQAGPVDGELQDLRTPYELERLLDQYRDQPVRIVVERGSGSSAEADTDTDAEPADASTSGRETIILPPVRFVDFGMRLQTGPITALRASSPAEQAGLEPGDVIVAFNGDRDFDPMRLPSMAADRVGESIELTVLRDEEELNLTVEPVEGESWSSAISPDSPLNIDTLGLVFRVEPTIVAVADDSPAARAGLKPGDELTGLRFTWKAQDEETEARVEELTFGPGNSWVYAFDWAQRYPAQSIELTVAGRDQPVAVTPEPVDDWFFPARGLQLQIDVAPIPPLSVSEAFQRAGTETLGVITSFYTLLQRLAEGQVGTKGLSGPIRIAKAMYDFAGVNFIEFLYFIGFISINLAVVNFLPIPPLDGGRMVFLIGEAVRGRPLPDSWQALPTYLGIFFLLALMVFVLIQDTLLTFF, encoded by the coding sequence CTGGCGAAGTGGAACGGCGTTTACGTCAAAACCTTCTCCATCGGGTTCCCACCCCGCCTGGTCCGGCTCTTTCGCTACAAGGAAACCGATTACGTCCTCGGCTCCGTGCCGCTTGGCGGATATGTTCATATGCTCGGGGAAGATGAGGGGCAGACCGAACCCCCTCCCGAAACCGAGAGCGAGACCGACGCCGAGGGCCAGCCCCGCTCGAACATCGAGCCCTCGCTGGCCAATCATCCCGGCGCCTTCTTCAACAAATCGGTCTGGGCCCGCATGGCGATCATCTCGGCCGGCGTGGTCATGAACGTCCTGCTCGGCATCGCCTGCTTCGCCATTGTCTACATGGTCGGCGGTCGATTGCAGGCCCCGGCGATCGTCGGCGGCGTCGGGGCCGGCGGTCCCGCCTACCGGGCCGGGTTGAAGACCGGAGACGTCGTGCAGTCGATTGACGGCGAGCGCGTCACCTTCGAGGATCTCAATCGGATCGTCATCCACAGCGGGCCGGATCAGGTCCTCCGCTTCGTTGTCGATCGTCCCGGCGAGGCCGAGCCGATTGAGCTGCCAATCCGCCCCGAGCGCGACGCCCTGGAAGAAGTCCCCAAGATCCGGGTCGCCTTACCCCGGTCGCTGGAGCTGTTCCAGCAAGATCCCTTCCTCGCCCCTCCGGGCATGGTCGGGGAGCCCGAAGGCCAGTTCGCCCCTGGCGATCGGATCGTGCAGGCCGGCCCCGTCGATGGCGAGTTGCAAGACCTTCGTACCCCTTACGAGCTGGAGCGTCTCCTCGATCAATACCGCGATCAACCCGTCCGGATCGTCGTCGAGCGCGGTTCCGGTTCGTCCGCGGAAGCCGACACCGACACCGACGCCGAGCCCGCCGACGCATCCACCTCGGGTCGGGAGACGATCATCCTCCCGCCGGTTCGCTTCGTGGATTTCGGCATGCGGCTCCAGACCGGCCCCATCACCGCCCTTCGGGCCAGCTCCCCGGCCGAGCAGGCGGGCCTGGAGCCAGGCGACGTGATCGTCGCCTTCAACGGCGACCGCGACTTCGATCCCATGCGATTGCCTTCGATGGCCGCTGATCGCGTCGGTGAATCGATCGAGCTGACCGTCCTCCGCGACGAGGAGGAACTCAATCTCACCGTCGAGCCGGTTGAGGGTGAGTCCTGGTCGTCGGCCATCTCGCCCGACTCCCCCTTGAACATCGACACCCTCGGCCTGGTCTTCCGCGTCGAGCCGACGATTGTCGCCGTCGCCGACGATTCCCCGGCCGCTCGGGCCGGCTTGAAGCCCGGCGACGAACTCACCGGCCTTCGCTTCACCTGGAAGGCGCAGGATGAGGAAACCGAGGCCCGCGTCGAGGAACTGACGTTCGGACCCGGCAACTCCTGGGTCTACGCCTTCGACTGGGCCCAGCGCTACCCGGCCCAGTCGATCGAGCTGACCGTCGCCGGCCGTGACCAGCCGGTGGCGGTCACTCCCGAGCCGGTCGACGACTGGTTCTTCCCCGCTCGCGGCCTGCAATTGCAGATCGACGTGGCCCCCATCCCTCCGCTGAGCGTCTCCGAGGCCTTCCAGCGCGCCGGAACCGAAACGCTCGGCGTCATCACCTCGTTTTACACCCTCTTGCAGCGTCTGGCCGAAGGGCAGGTCGGCACCAAGGGACTCTCCGGGCCGATCCGAATCGCCAAGGCGATGTACGATTTCGCCGGGGTGAACTTCATCGAGTTCCTTTACTTCATCGGCTTCATCAGCATCAACCTCGCTGTGGTCAACTTCCTTCCCATCCCCCCGCTCGACGGCGGCCGGATGGTCTTCCTCATCGGCGAGGCCGTCCGAGGCCGCCCCTTGCCCGACTCCTGGCAGGCCCTGCCGACCTACCTCGGCATCTTCTTCCTCCTCGCCCTGATGGTCTTCGTCCTGATCCAGGATACCCTGTTGACCTTCTTCTAA